The Astyanax mexicanus isolate ESR-SI-001 chromosome 4, AstMex3_surface, whole genome shotgun sequence genome segment GTAACAGCtttactgtaacagctttactgattctctgatgtttgttcttaatcagaagctgcaggagaagtttatctctctagtgaagaacgagctgaacacattcaagaagctcctgagtccagattacccagcatgctctgagggagaggtggaggatgatcagagagagggggtgctgaagatcacactgcacatcctgaggaacatgaatcagacagacctcgccaatacactagagagcagtaagagttctgggtcataAGAATGGGGAACAACTTGTgctaatttatttcctcagaGGAGTTCTGCTTTTTAAATATTGAGTCGcagcatcaaatgtatccttaaacctaACAATTATTTACTCTATCAGAATTGTTCTACACAGGGGTCTTTTATGATTAtcacagctaattacattttccttattctcttcctctgCAATCAGCATTGGCCCCAGCATGCCAACGAGagctcaaatccaagctgagagataaatatcagatacttaatgaaggaatctcaggccatgtaaagtcagcacttctgaatgagatctacacagagctctacatcacagagggagatggaggagatgtcaatcaggaacatgaggtgaaacaaattgaagctgcatccaggaaaaggaaaacagaggaaagaccaatcaaatgcaacgatatctttaaaccattaccagaacagaaacaaccaatcagaactgtactgactaaaggagttgctggaattggaaaaacagtctctgtgcagaagttcattctggactgggctgaaggaaaagtaaatcaggacgtcctcttcatatttccacttccttttagagagctgaatctgatgaaggagaagaagctcagtctggtgaaaCTTCTTCAGACCTTTTCCCCAGAAACACacaatttaaaaccaagacattataggagctacaagatcatgtttgtttttgatggactggatgagtgtcgacttcctctagatttccagaacaatgagaatttggtgaatatagaagagcaaacctcagtggatgttctgctgacaaacctcatcaaggggaatctgcttccctctgctctcctctggatcacctctcgaccagcagcagccaatcagatccctcctgagtgttttgaccaggtaacagaagtgcggggtttcagtgaccctcagaaacaggagtacttcagtaagaggatcagtgataaggacctggccaacaaagtcttcacacacatcaggtcttcaagaagcctctacatcatgtgccacataccggtcttctgctggattacagccactgttctagagagaatgctgagtgaagccgagagtggagaaattcccaaaaccctgacacagatgttcacacacttcctgatctttcagatcaaacacgagagccagaagtacagtgggaaaagtgacattgatgttcagcagactagaacaagtatcctggctctggggaaactggcgttccagcagctggagaaaggaaacctaatcttctatgaggaagatctaagagagagtggcatcgattttagagaagtttcagtgtactcaggagtgtgtacccagatcttcagggaggaacatgagctgcacctggggaaggtcttcagctttgtacatctgagcgttcaggagtttcttgctgctttatatgcatttctctgcTTCATTGACAGAAGCGTTCTGAATCAGCAAACCACTAAAAACCAAAACACTGAACTATCTGAACTCTTCAGCAGGTCATCGATGACTGAATTCCTCAGTAGTGCCATTAAaaaagccttacagagtgagagtggacacctggacctgttccttcgtttcctcctgggtctctcactggagtctaatcagaatctgttacgagtcgtactgacacagacagagaggatctctgacagcaatgaggaaatcatcaaatacatcaagaagaagattgaggagaactcatctccagagaaatccatcaatctgttccactgtctaaatgaactgaatgatcattctctggtgcaggaagtgcagaaatacctgagcaGAGGTGGTGACCGTCGTCTTCAAAAGGCcaggctctctcctgctcagtggtcagctctggtgtttgtgttggtgaactcagaagaagagctagaggagtttaacctcagtaaatatgatccatcagaggagtgttttctgaggctgctgccagtagttaaaatatccagaaaagctgtgtgagtatttttttaggcctttacacagtttttaatcaa includes the following:
- the LOC125801112 gene encoding NACHT, LRR and PYD domains-containing protein 14-like; the protein is MKSDWSMMEPLKFSSGGGSSGSRTETQRRASPEPSCVSMKSDRSIGLPPTFSSEDMRSDKKKIKSYRKKLDHIFKKLQEKFISLVKNELNTFKKLLSPDYPACSEGEVEDDQREGVLKITLHILRNMNQTDLANTLESTLAPACQRELKSKLRDKYQILNEGISGHVKSALLNEIYTELYITEGDGGDVNQEHEVKQIEAASRKRKTEERPIKCNDIFKPLPEQKQPIRTVLTKGVAGIGKTVSVQKFILDWAEGKVNQDVLFIFPLPFRELNLMKEKKLSLVKLLQTFSPETHNLKPRHYRSYKIMFVFDGLDECRLPLDFQNNENLVNIEEQTSVDVLLTNLIKGNLLPSALLWITSRPAAANQIPPECFDQVTEVRGFSDPQKQEYFSKRISDKDLANKVFTHIRSSRSLYIMCHIPVFCWITATVLERMLSEAESGEIPKTLTQMFTHFLIFQIKHESQKYSGKSDIDVQQTRTSILALGKLAFQQLEKGNLIFYEEDLRESGIDFREVSVYSGVCTQIFREEHELHLGKVFSFVHLSVQEFLAALYAFLCFIDRSVLNQQTTKNQNTELSELFSRSSMTEFLSSAIKKALQSESGHLDLFLRFLLGLSLESNQNLLRVVLTQTERISDSNEEIIKYIKKKIEENSSPEKSINLFHCLNELNDHSLVQEVQKYLSRGGDRRLQKARLSPAQWSALVFVLVNSEEELEEFNLSKYDPSEECFLRLLPVVKISRKAVLASCNLGVKTCGNLESVLNLENSTLKELDLSNNDLQDSGVELLSAGLKSSHCKLQILRLSGCMITDKGCCSLASALISNPSHLKELDLTYNHPGESGVKLLSARLEDPHCKLEKLGVEHGGKIRIKPGLKKYGCDFTLDLNTAQHRLSLSEENRRVEFREELQSYPDHPERFDVWPQVLSRERVTGVTGRCYWEAEWSGGGVAAVALSYKTISRKGSGSDCWFGGNINSWSLSYSDNSYSVHHNNNSTDLSTPPSGCRRVGVYVDRPSGTLSFYRVSSDTHTPSHTLTHLHTFYTTFTQPLYAGFWVVSGSSVRLCKIE